One Streptomyces sp. NBC_01217 genomic region harbors:
- a CDS encoding Glu/Leu/Phe/Val dehydrogenase dimerization domain-containing protein, whose protein sequence is MTTPPVSRPTAPLISLTWTDHVTGRQGHLVVDRLVRGVSSGGLRMRAGCTLDEVAGLARGMTMKEALHFDADDTGARYIPLGGAKGGIDCDPRDPEAYGVLVRYLRAVRPYVENMWTTGEDLGLTQDIVDRAATEAGLVSSVQAVYPLLDDEAAARQRLADAFAVEVDGIGLDELVGGCGVAESALAALDRAGVPYRGARVSVQGLGTMGGATARFLAQAGLTVVAVADVKGTIANPAGLDVEALLAARDGYGTVDRGALRDGDQELPPDAWLEQEAEILVPAAVSYAIDAVNQYRIRARWVVEAANMPVLAEAEELLAARGITVLPDVVVNSGTNAWWWWTLFGDIGADADEAFGHTRRAMRALIDLMLARAEADSCTPRAAAHAIVADRLPVMAERFGWYR, encoded by the coding sequence ATGACGACACCTCCGGTGTCCCGCCCTACCGCCCCGCTCATCTCACTCACCTGGACCGACCACGTCACCGGCCGCCAGGGACATCTGGTCGTGGACCGGCTGGTGCGCGGTGTGTCCAGCGGCGGGCTGCGGATGCGGGCGGGCTGCACCCTGGACGAGGTGGCGGGGCTGGCCCGCGGGATGACCATGAAGGAGGCCCTGCACTTCGACGCCGATGACACGGGGGCCCGCTACATACCGCTCGGCGGCGCGAAGGGCGGCATCGACTGCGACCCGCGCGACCCGGAGGCGTACGGCGTTCTGGTGCGCTATCTGCGGGCCGTACGCCCGTACGTCGAGAACATGTGGACGACGGGCGAGGACCTGGGACTCACCCAGGACATCGTGGACCGGGCAGCGACCGAGGCAGGGCTGGTCTCCTCGGTCCAGGCCGTCTATCCGCTGCTCGACGACGAGGCGGCGGCCCGGCAGCGGCTGGCTGACGCGTTCGCCGTCGAGGTGGACGGCATCGGGCTCGACGAACTGGTCGGCGGCTGCGGGGTCGCCGAGTCGGCGCTCGCGGCGCTGGACCGGGCAGGCGTCCCGTACCGGGGGGCAAGGGTCTCCGTACAGGGTCTCGGCACCATGGGCGGGGCGACGGCACGGTTCCTGGCGCAGGCCGGGCTGACGGTGGTCGCCGTGGCCGACGTCAAGGGCACGATCGCCAATCCGGCCGGCCTGGACGTCGAGGCGCTGCTGGCCGCCAGGGACGGGTACGGGACGGTCGACCGCGGCGCGCTCCGGGACGGTGACCAGGAGCTGCCCCCGGACGCCTGGCTGGAGCAGGAGGCCGAGATTCTGGTGCCCGCGGCCGTCTCGTACGCGATCGATGCCGTCAACCAGTACCGGATCCGGGCCCGCTGGGTCGTCGAGGCGGCGAACATGCCGGTGCTCGCGGAGGCCGAGGAGCTGCTTGCGGCACGCGGGATCACGGTGTTGCCGGATGTGGTCGTCAACTCCGGTACGAACGCCTGGTGGTGGTGGACCCTGTTCGGTGACATCGGCGCGGACGCCGACGAGGCGTTCGGGCACACCCGCCGCGCCATGCGGGCCCTGATCGACCTGATGCTGGCCCGAGCGGAGGCCGACAGCTGCACCCCGCGGGCCGCCGCCCACGCCATCGTCGCCGACCGGCTGCCGGTGATGGCCGAGCGGTTCGGCTGGTACCGCTGA
- a CDS encoding PPOX class F420-dependent oxidoreductase, whose amino-acid sequence MTGIDAPQDALPGQPGLLGLLAQESGGVLVTLKRDGRPQLSNVNHFYYPDEGIVRVSITEDRAKTKNLRRDPRASYHVTSADRWAWTVVDGTAELTSVAADPHDATVEELITLYRDVQGEHPDWDDYRAAMVRDRRVVLRLHVEHAYGQPRG is encoded by the coding sequence ATGACGGGAATCGATGCACCGCAGGACGCGCTGCCCGGGCAGCCGGGGCTCCTCGGGCTGCTGGCGCAGGAGAGCGGTGGCGTGCTGGTGACGCTCAAGCGGGACGGCAGGCCCCAGCTGTCCAACGTCAATCACTTCTACTACCCCGACGAGGGCATCGTCCGCGTCTCGATCACCGAGGACCGGGCGAAGACGAAGAACCTCCGTCGCGACCCCCGCGCGAGCTACCACGTCACGAGCGCGGACCGCTGGGCGTGGACGGTGGTGGACGGCACGGCCGAGCTGACCTCGGTCGCGGCCGACCCGCACGACGCGACGGTGGAGGAGCTGATCACGCTCTACCGCGACGTCCAGGGCGAACACCCCGACTGGGACGACTACCGCGCCGCGATGGTCCGGGACCGCCGTGTCGTGCTGCGGCTGCACGTCGAGCACGCGTACGGGCAGCCGCGTGGCTGA